A genomic stretch from Thermomonospora umbrina includes:
- a CDS encoding FhaA domain-containing protein, with the protein MGVLQRFERRLEGMVEGAFARAFKSELQPVEVASAVQREMDERAAIVAAGRTLVPNDFVVEISQQDGQRLAVYADSLSQELANLAREYAKEQGYSFVGPVRVRFENAGDLATGMFRIRSGVIRGSTVEGGEIRRPASDVPQGRTGAFAGRPRLLVTTAQDSGPSHQQTYDIATPVTLLGRGTDCDLRLVDPGVSRHHAEIRVEGPEIVLVDLGSTNGSFVNGNPIRRVTLVDGARVTMGRTTLVFRRDRE; encoded by the coding sequence GTGGGTGTCCTACAGCGCTTCGAGCGACGTCTCGAGGGCATGGTGGAGGGTGCCTTCGCCCGTGCGTTCAAGTCGGAGTTGCAGCCGGTCGAGGTGGCGAGCGCCGTGCAGCGCGAGATGGACGAGCGCGCCGCGATCGTCGCCGCCGGGCGCACACTGGTGCCGAACGACTTCGTCGTGGAGATCTCGCAGCAGGACGGCCAGCGGCTGGCGGTCTACGCCGACAGCCTGAGCCAAGAGCTGGCCAACCTGGCGCGGGAGTACGCGAAGGAGCAGGGGTACTCCTTCGTGGGGCCCGTGCGGGTGCGGTTCGAGAACGCGGGCGACCTCGCGACGGGGATGTTCCGGATCCGTTCGGGGGTGATCCGGGGGTCGACCGTCGAGGGGGGCGAGATCCGCCGGCCCGCCAGCGACGTGCCGCAGGGGCGTACGGGGGCGTTCGCCGGGCGGCCGAGGCTGCTGGTCACCACCGCGCAGGACTCCGGGCCGAGCCATCAGCAGACCTACGACATCGCCACGCCGGTGACGCTCCTCGGCCGCGGCACCGACTGCGACCTGCGCCTGGTCGACCCGGGGGTCTCCCGCCACCACGCCGAGATCCGTGTGGAGGGTCCCGAAATCGTCCTCGTGGATCTAGGGTCGACCAACGGCTCTTTCGTGAACGGTAATCCCATTCGGCGGGTCACCCTCGTCGACGGGGCCCGGGTCACGATGGGCCGGACCACTCTCGTGTTCCGCCGCGATAGGGAGTAG
- a CDS encoding Stp1/IreP family PP2C-type Ser/Thr phosphatase, translating into MSIGIRYAARSDVGMLREGNEDSAYAGAHLLAVADGMGGHVGGEIASAAAIGELRKLDTDLPANDLLAALEHTVKAANEKLHRIVESDPALQGMGTTLTAMLWSGSQVALVHIGDSRAYLLRDGSLFQITHDHTLVQSLVDEGRISPDEAASHPQRSLLLRALDGRGEVDPDLSLREAKVGDRYLLCSDGLSGVVTAETIFQVLSEYHDPEQAVRQLIDLANRGGGPDNITCVVADVIELAPGAGRVPPGAAPLAVGAAANVRPDGSEGPGGGPQPAAERSADTPAGRAAQLRDTLPQQPVIVDELPPPPPQAAAPRHEPLLEHQPAPAGPPPEPPLQAPPRAPRRWTFLIVAVAVFLVALMVVAVFAIRSMRGDGFYAVAENGVVVVYTGSPDSMLGLRMNQRADEQPRPPIQVRDLPKSVQAQLRKKPFVVLNGADGWRNLAKRICKYSLLPDGDKVAIVQGVDQTQDGCEPTPVAASTLKPSELPASDRESLADQKFTFPDRAAAQAKLRELERRRDACKSGNPGDIKDCPARGNDGGKRP; encoded by the coding sequence ATGAGCATCGGAATCCGCTACGCCGCGCGCTCCGACGTCGGCATGCTGCGCGAGGGCAACGAGGACTCGGCGTACGCGGGGGCGCACCTGCTCGCCGTCGCGGACGGCATGGGGGGCCATGTCGGCGGTGAGATCGCCAGCGCCGCCGCCATCGGCGAGCTGCGCAAACTCGACACGGACCTGCCCGCGAACGACCTGCTGGCCGCCCTGGAGCACACGGTCAAGGCGGCCAACGAGAAGCTGCACCGCATCGTCGAGTCGGACCCGGCGCTGCAGGGCATGGGGACGACCCTGACCGCCATGCTGTGGTCGGGCAGCCAGGTGGCCCTGGTCCACATCGGCGACTCGCGCGCCTATCTGCTCCGCGACGGCAGCCTCTTCCAGATCACCCACGACCACACCCTGGTGCAGTCGTTGGTGGACGAGGGCCGGATCAGCCCCGACGAGGCCGCCTCGCACCCTCAGCGCTCCCTGCTGCTGCGGGCGCTGGACGGTCGCGGCGAGGTCGATCCCGACCTGTCGCTGCGCGAGGCCAAGGTCGGCGACCGCTATCTGCTGTGCTCGGACGGCCTGTCCGGGGTGGTCACCGCAGAGACGATCTTCCAGGTGCTGTCGGAGTACCACGATCCCGAGCAGGCGGTGCGCCAGCTCATCGACCTGGCCAACCGGGGCGGCGGGCCGGACAACATCACCTGTGTGGTGGCCGACGTGATCGAGCTGGCGCCGGGCGCCGGACGGGTGCCGCCGGGCGCGGCCCCGTTGGCGGTGGGCGCCGCGGCCAACGTGCGCCCCGACGGGTCCGAGGGCCCGGGCGGCGGTCCGCAGCCGGCCGCCGAACGGTCCGCCGACACCCCGGCCGGCCGGGCGGCGCAGTTGCGCGACACCCTGCCGCAGCAGCCCGTGATCGTGGACGAGCTGCCGCCGCCACCGCCCCAGGCCGCCGCGCCGAGGCACGAGCCCCTCCTGGAGCACCAGCCCGCCCCCGCCGGCCCTCCCCCGGAGCCGCCGCTGCAGGCCCCGCCCCGGGCGCCGCGTCGTTGGACGTTCCTGATCGTGGCGGTCGCGGTGTTCCTGGTGGCGCTGATGGTGGTCGCGGTCTTCGCGATCCGGTCGATGCGCGGCGACGGCTTCTACGCGGTCGCCGAGAACGGCGTCGTGGTCGTCTACACGGGGTCGCCCGACAGCATGCTCGGGCTGCGGATGAACCAGCGGGCCGACGAGCAGCCCCGGCCGCCCATCCAGGTCCGCGACCTGCCCAAGTCCGTCCAGGCCCAGCTTCGCAAGAAGCCGTTCGTGGTCCTGAACGGCGCGGACGGCTGGCGGAACCTCGCCAAGCGGATCTGCAAGTACTCGTTGCTGCCCGACGGCGACAAGGTCGCCATCGTCCAGGGCGTCGACCAGACCCAGGACGGCTGTGAGCCCACCCCGGTCGCCGCCTCCACCCTCAAGCCGTCCGAGCTGCCCGCCTCCGACCGCGAGTCCCTGGCGGACCAGAAGTTCACCTTCCCCGACCGCGCCGCCGCCCAGGCCAAGCTGCGTGAGCTGGAGAGGCGCCGGGACGCCTGCAAGAGCGGCAACCCCGGCGACATCAAGGACTGCCCCGCCCGCGGCAACGACGGGGGGAAGCGACCCTGA
- a CDS encoding FHA domain-containing protein FhaB/FipA, which produces MSEFTLTLIKLAFLAVLWLFVIAAVGVIRADLFGSKAAARAAARARAPRPARRPRPQGSPQQPAQPQRPPQPQGPRQLVVTQGDRAGMTLDLSAGAPILIGRANDATIVVTDDYASSRHARLFAQDGQWIVEDLGSTNGTYLGRNKVNQPTPIPPGVPIRIGKTVIELRP; this is translated from the coding sequence ATGTCCGAATTCACCCTCACGCTGATCAAGCTGGCGTTCCTCGCGGTGCTGTGGCTCTTCGTCATCGCGGCCGTCGGCGTGATCCGGGCCGACCTGTTCGGCTCCAAGGCCGCCGCGCGCGCCGCGGCCCGCGCCCGGGCGCCCAGACCCGCCCGCCGCCCCCGGCCGCAGGGGTCCCCGCAGCAACCGGCGCAGCCGCAACGGCCGCCGCAGCCGCAGGGCCCCCGCCAGTTGGTCGTCACTCAGGGCGATCGGGCGGGCATGACCCTCGACCTCTCGGCCGGGGCCCCCATACTCATCGGTCGCGCGAATGACGCCACGATCGTGGTCACGGACGACTACGCTTCGAGCCGGCATGCCCGACTTTTCGCGCAGGACGGTCAATGGATCGTGGAAGACCTCGGCTCGACCAACGGGACCTATCTCGGACGTAACAAGGTGAACCAGCCCACGCCGATCCCCCCCGGGGTACCGATCCGGATCGGCAAGACCGTCATCGAGCTGCGCCCATGA
- a CDS encoding FtsW/RodA/SpoVE family cell cycle protein: MTASPERAPEPAPVPLPTQPRKAACLALLVFAMVMTLAAFAEVGLARDGQIPTGLFGYGGGLAVLAGAAYYVQVRFAPYADPLLLPLAVALNGLGLAMIYRLDLSTSRDVKDAIRDGKKVVTSGLASAGTQLQWTFVGILLFALTVFLLKDSKILQRYIYTLGGLAIILLLLPIVPGLGAEINGARVWIFIGPFSVQPGEFAKLLLVVFFAGYLVNKRQAMSLVGKKIGPLSLPRGRDLGPIMVIWVFGLGILFVQKDLGTALLYFGLFVSMIYIATQRVSWVLIGVGMLVLGLLVATQIPFLSHVNQRLSIWMNPDPYFDGGCLLDSGKVVSVAPGTQPFIDAGGGPGAGLTACLKMGGEWADSSQLLKGLYALGEGGVLGKGLGQGEPWRTPLAFSDFIFDSMGEELGLTGLMVILLLYALIVQRGMKTAVAARDPFLKLFAGGVSFVLALQVFVIVGGVTRLIPLTGLTTPFLAQGGSSLMANWILIGVLVRMSHQARQPAPQAIQDEGMTQVVSLR, encoded by the coding sequence ATGACCGCATCCCCCGAGCGCGCCCCGGAGCCGGCGCCGGTGCCGCTGCCCACCCAGCCACGCAAGGCGGCCTGCCTGGCGTTGCTGGTGTTCGCGATGGTGATGACCCTGGCGGCGTTCGCCGAGGTCGGGCTGGCGCGTGACGGGCAGATCCCCACGGGGCTGTTCGGGTACGGCGGCGGTCTGGCGGTGCTGGCCGGCGCCGCGTACTACGTCCAGGTCAGGTTCGCGCCGTACGCCGACCCGCTGCTGCTGCCGCTGGCGGTGGCGTTGAACGGGCTGGGCCTGGCGATGATCTACCGCCTGGACCTGTCGACCAGCCGGGACGTCAAGGACGCCATCCGGGACGGCAAGAAGGTCGTGACCTCCGGGCTGGCGTCCGCGGGCACCCAGCTCCAGTGGACCTTCGTCGGCATCCTGCTGTTCGCCCTGACGGTGTTCCTGCTCAAGGACTCCAAGATCCTGCAGCGGTACATCTACACGCTCGGCGGGCTGGCGATCATCCTGCTGCTGCTGCCGATCGTCCCGGGGCTGGGCGCGGAGATCAACGGCGCCCGGGTGTGGATCTTCATCGGGCCGTTCTCGGTGCAGCCCGGCGAGTTCGCCAAGCTGCTGCTGGTGGTGTTCTTCGCCGGCTATCTGGTCAACAAGCGGCAGGCCATGTCGCTGGTCGGCAAGAAGATCGGCCCGCTGTCGCTGCCGCGCGGCCGGGACCTGGGGCCGATCATGGTGATCTGGGTCTTCGGGCTGGGCATCCTGTTCGTCCAGAAGGACCTGGGCACCGCGCTGCTGTACTTCGGCCTGTTCGTGTCGATGATCTACATCGCCACGCAGCGGGTCTCCTGGGTGCTGATCGGCGTGGGAATGCTGGTGCTGGGCCTCCTGGTGGCGACCCAGATCCCCTTCCTGAGCCACGTGAACCAGCGGCTGAGCATCTGGATGAACCCGGACCCCTACTTCGACGGCGGCTGTCTCCTCGACAGCGGCAAGGTCGTCTCGGTGGCGCCGGGCACCCAGCCGTTCATCGACGCCGGCGGCGGGCCGGGCGCCGGGCTGACCGCCTGCCTCAAGATGGGCGGGGAGTGGGCCGACAGCTCGCAGTTGCTGAAGGGCCTGTACGCGCTGGGCGAGGGCGGGGTGCTGGGCAAGGGCCTGGGCCAGGGCGAGCCCTGGCGGACCCCGCTGGCGTTCAGCGACTTCATCTTCGACTCGATGGGCGAGGAGCTCGGGCTGACCGGGCTGATGGTCATCCTGCTGCTGTACGCGCTGATCGTGCAGCGCGGCATGAAGACCGCCGTGGCCGCCCGGGACCCGTTCCTCAAGCTGTTCGCCGGAGGCGTCTCGTTCGTCCTGGCGCTCCAGGTGTTCGTCATCGTCGGAGGGGTCACCCGCCTGATCCCGCTGACCGGCCTGACGACCCCGTTCCTCGCGCAGGGCGGCTCCTCACTGATGGCCAACTGGATCCTGATCGGCGTGCTGGTGCGGATGAGCCACCAGGCCCGGCAGCCGGCTCCCCAGGCGATCCAGGACGAAGGCATGACCCAGGTGGTGAGCCTGAGATGA
- a CDS encoding serine/threonine-protein kinase: MTRRDLVLDSRYTLAERLATGGMGEVWRGVDELLNRPVAVKLLRQEHVSDEHARARFRAEARYAAALQHGGIAQVYDYGEHDDRAYLVMELVSGEPLSRILARNGGLGAETTLDVVAQAARALQVAHSAGIIHRDVKPGNLMVTGEGTVKITDFGIARGQNAGTLTQTGMVMGTAHYVSPEQASGRPITPATDLYSLGVVAYECLTGHPPFDAEQPVAIALMHVREVPPPLPDGVPDAVRALVDVLLSKDPEERPASAREVADEAFMIHDALLAGEPVTSSFAASAGARGAAGEHEDAFGDDLATAVLTDRRRRGGRATTALPGGRGARTSGGPPELAVGDGADTLSGATPVQRRTALVAGSVAAGVLVLGVIVVGSMMRGPASADLKETKDRLPVVTPGSTRPVPSRVPSPTGVIAPPYSRPRRSPSGSGSTSTTPTPSASPTGRPSTPPPTKTPEIPTPKPTITSPSPTPSGSAPPAGSEAGDGS, translated from the coding sequence GTGACGCGCAGGGACCTCGTCCTGGACTCCCGGTACACGCTGGCCGAGCGGCTGGCCACCGGGGGTATGGGCGAGGTCTGGCGCGGCGTCGACGAGCTGCTCAACCGGCCGGTCGCGGTCAAGCTGCTACGCCAGGAGCACGTCTCCGACGAGCACGCCCGCGCCCGCTTCCGGGCCGAGGCGCGGTACGCCGCCGCACTGCAGCACGGCGGCATCGCCCAGGTGTACGACTACGGCGAGCACGACGACCGCGCCTATCTGGTGATGGAGCTGGTGTCGGGCGAGCCGCTGTCGCGCATCCTGGCGCGCAACGGCGGGCTCGGCGCGGAGACCACGCTGGACGTGGTGGCGCAGGCGGCGCGGGCCCTGCAGGTGGCGCACTCGGCGGGGATCATCCACCGCGACGTCAAGCCCGGCAACCTGATGGTGACCGGCGAGGGCACCGTCAAGATCACCGACTTCGGCATCGCCCGGGGGCAGAACGCGGGCACGCTCACCCAGACCGGCATGGTGATGGGCACCGCCCACTACGTCTCGCCGGAGCAGGCGTCGGGCCGCCCGATCACGCCCGCGACCGACCTGTACTCGCTGGGCGTGGTCGCGTACGAGTGCCTGACCGGGCATCCCCCGTTCGACGCCGAGCAGCCGGTGGCCATCGCCCTCATGCACGTGCGGGAGGTGCCGCCGCCGCTGCCGGACGGCGTGCCCGACGCGGTCCGCGCGCTGGTGGACGTCCTGTTGTCGAAGGACCCCGAGGAGCGGCCCGCCAGCGCGCGGGAGGTCGCCGACGAGGCGTTCATGATCCATGACGCGCTGCTGGCCGGGGAGCCGGTGACGAGTTCGTTCGCCGCCTCGGCGGGGGCGCGCGGTGCGGCGGGGGAGCACGAGGACGCCTTCGGCGACGACCTCGCGACCGCCGTCCTCACCGACCGGCGGCGTCGGGGCGGGCGCGCGACCACCGCCCTGCCGGGGGGCCGGGGCGCTCGAACGTCCGGCGGCCCTCCGGAGTTGGCCGTGGGCGACGGGGCGGATACGCTCTCGGGGGCGACGCCCGTGCAACGACGCACGGCGCTGGTCGCCGGTTCGGTGGCGGCGGGAGTCCTGGTGCTCGGCGTCATCGTCGTCGGCTCCATGATGCGGGGACCGGCCTCCGCCGATCTCAAGGAGACCAAGGACCGCCTCCCTGTGGTGACACCGGGGTCGACACGCCCGGTTCCGTCACGGGTACCATCGCCGACGGGCGTGATCGCCCCGCCGTACTCAAGGCCGAGGCGGTCGCCGTCCGGCTCCGGCTCCACGTCAACGACCCCGACGCCCAGCGCGTCCCCCACGGGGAGGCCCAGCACTCCGCCGCCGACCAAGACCCCCGAAATCCCCACACCGAAACCGACGATCACATCACCGTCTCCCACCCCGTCCGGGAGCGCGCCGCCGGCAGGCTCGGAGGCCGGTGATGGGAGTTAG
- a CDS encoding penicillin-binding transpeptidase domain-containing protein, with protein sequence MNMDKPLRRVAIFALVLIVALMAQVNYIQGTQAEKLQSADLNNRQYLDVFKRPRGKIIAGSETLVFSKQPPDSENYGRHYKDGPVFAPVTGFYNGNTNGLERAYHSLLDGRDKRITNQRWFDQFIGKKAVGADVETTIDPKAQRAAYQALKNGTNRRAGAAVIDLRTGAIKVLASYPSFDPNEVAPQRGIKGGQRLQQLENQKGVIKPLVDNALSQTFPPGSSYKTVVAALMMQNEGLNGDSVVQTGPFNLPESGRPLPNSHDTGNCSGQAPLLGAFAESCNTTFARAAVEMGIQKLHDGSAEFGFGKPIEVEPDLEAPASDVPVKDPVTGNPTGGDDVGRSGIGQANVRATPLQMAMVAAAVANNGRIMKPYLVQRVRAADQEVLYEADPREFARPLEEDTADQLKAMMAAVVSQGTAKNLQGMNIAGKTGTAETGDPAHNSRWFVGYSPIEKPRYAFAIVTEGPGSAASSAGPISGTIMQAVLSR encoded by the coding sequence ATGAACATGGACAAGCCGCTGCGGCGGGTGGCGATCTTCGCACTGGTGCTGATCGTCGCGCTGATGGCCCAGGTGAACTACATCCAGGGCACCCAGGCCGAGAAGCTGCAGAGCGCCGATCTCAACAACCGGCAGTACCTGGACGTCTTCAAGCGCCCCCGGGGCAAGATCATCGCGGGCTCGGAGACCCTGGTCTTCTCCAAGCAGCCCCCGGACTCGGAGAACTACGGCCGGCACTACAAGGACGGCCCGGTCTTCGCTCCGGTCACCGGGTTCTACAACGGCAATACCAACGGGCTCGAGCGGGCCTACCACTCACTGCTGGACGGCCGTGACAAGCGGATCACCAACCAGCGCTGGTTCGACCAGTTCATCGGCAAGAAGGCCGTCGGCGCCGACGTGGAGACCACGATCGACCCGAAGGCCCAGCGCGCCGCGTACCAGGCGCTCAAGAACGGCACCAACCGACGGGCCGGCGCGGCGGTGATCGACCTGCGCACCGGGGCGATCAAGGTGCTGGCCTCCTACCCGTCCTTCGACCCGAACGAGGTCGCCCCGCAGCGCGGCATCAAGGGCGGCCAGCGGCTCCAGCAGTTGGAGAACCAGAAGGGCGTCATCAAGCCCCTGGTGGACAACGCGCTGAGCCAGACCTTCCCCCCCGGCTCCTCGTACAAGACCGTGGTGGCCGCCCTGATGATGCAGAACGAGGGGCTGAACGGCGACAGCGTCGTGCAGACCGGCCCCTTCAACCTGCCCGAGTCCGGCCGGCCGCTGCCCAACTCGCACGACACCGGCAACTGCTCCGGCCAGGCCCCGCTGCTGGGCGCCTTCGCCGAGTCGTGCAACACCACGTTCGCCAGGGCCGCCGTGGAGATGGGCATCCAGAAGCTGCACGACGGGTCCGCCGAGTTCGGCTTCGGCAAGCCGATCGAGGTGGAGCCGGACCTGGAGGCCCCCGCCAGCGACGTTCCGGTCAAGGACCCGGTCACCGGCAACCCGACCGGCGGCGACGACGTGGGCCGCAGCGGCATCGGCCAGGCCAACGTGCGGGCCACCCCGCTGCAGATGGCGATGGTCGCCGCCGCCGTGGCCAACAACGGGCGGATCATGAAGCCCTACCTCGTGCAGCGGGTCCGCGCCGCCGACCAGGAGGTGCTGTACGAGGCCGACCCGCGCGAGTTCGCCCGGCCCCTCGAAGAGGACACCGCCGACCAGCTCAAGGCGATGATGGCGGCCGTGGTCAGCCAGGGCACCGCCAAGAACCTCCAGGGCATGAACATCGCGGGCAAGACCGGTACGGCGGAGACCGGCGACCCCGCGCACAACAGCCGCTGGTTCGTCGGCTACTCCCCGATCGAGAAGCCCCGGTACGCGTTCGCCATCGTCACCGAGGGCCCGGGCTCGGCCGCCTCCAGCGCCGGCCCGATCTCCGGCACCATCATGCAGGCGGTGCTCTCGAGGTGA
- a CDS encoding sensor histidine kinase has translation MRLHDLLRPDVSAALSFRTVRMRLTALYGALFTISGAVLLTITYWLVRRTRPGVIIVYDDSGPEIRDHLNRLREAQMRELLMQWGIALAIMVVISIVLGWLVAGRVLRPLRTMTDTIRQISARNVHERLAVTGPRDEMKDLADTVDGLLGRLETALDAHKRFVANAAHELRTPLTLERALLEETLTDREATLESYRATSQRLLALSKDQGRLLEALLTLAGSERGLDRLEPFDLSDLAHQALASTRLEADARDLRVITQIASAPSAGDPALAARLVANLVDNAVHHNTTGGHVEVATETRAGRAFVSVVNSGPVIPPQQVGRLFEPFQRLGGRTARNDGRHGLGLSIVHAIATAHGADVTAHARPGGGLSVEIGFPAHSRAQVPARAHA, from the coding sequence ATGCGCCTTCATGACCTGCTCCGCCCGGACGTGTCCGCCGCGCTCTCCTTCCGGACCGTGCGCATGCGTCTCACGGCCTTGTACGGCGCCCTTTTCACCATCTCCGGTGCGGTCCTTCTCACGATCACCTACTGGCTCGTGCGCCGCACCAGGCCGGGTGTGATCATCGTGTACGACGACAGCGGGCCGGAGATCCGCGACCATCTGAACCGGCTCCGGGAGGCCCAGATGCGCGAGCTGCTGATGCAGTGGGGCATCGCTCTCGCGATCATGGTGGTGATCTCGATCGTGCTGGGCTGGCTGGTCGCCGGACGCGTCCTGCGGCCGCTGCGCACGATGACGGACACGATCCGGCAGATCTCCGCCCGCAACGTGCACGAACGACTCGCCGTCACCGGGCCCCGCGACGAGATGAAGGACCTCGCCGACACGGTCGACGGCCTGCTCGGCCGTCTGGAGACCGCCCTCGACGCGCACAAGCGCTTCGTCGCCAACGCCGCACACGAACTCCGCACGCCGCTCACCCTGGAGCGCGCGCTCCTCGAGGAGACGCTCACCGATCGTGAGGCCACGCTGGAGTCCTACCGGGCGACCTCGCAGCGCCTGCTCGCACTCAGCAAGGATCAGGGGCGACTGCTGGAGGCCCTGCTCACGCTCGCCGGCAGCGAGCGTGGTCTCGACCGCCTGGAGCCCTTCGACCTGTCCGATCTCGCCCATCAGGCCCTCGCATCGACACGCCTCGAGGCGGACGCACGGGACCTACGCGTGATCACCCAGATCGCGTCCGCCCCGTCCGCGGGCGACCCCGCGCTGGCCGCACGCCTGGTCGCCAATCTCGTCGACAACGCCGTGCACCACAACACGACCGGCGGCCACGTGGAGGTCGCGACCGAGACCAGGGCCGGGCGAGCGTTCGTCTCGGTGGTCAACAGCGGACCGGTCATCCCCCCGCAGCAGGTCGGCCGGCTCTTCGAGCCCTTCCAGCGGCTCGGCGGACGGACGGCGCGCAACGATGGCCGCCACGGCCTCGGCCTATCGATCGTCCATGCCATCGCGACGGCGCACGGCGCCGACGTCACCGCCCACGCCCGCCCGGGCGGCGGCCTCTCCGTGGAGATCGGCTTCCCCGCGCACAGCCGCGCCCAGGTGCCGGCACGCGCACATGCCTGA